GGAGGGGATGCTAGGGAAAGGGAAAGCTTTGATGAAATTTTTATATTTCATTTCTTAAGAATGGGGGACTTAGTATGAAAAAAGAGAAGAGAAAAAAGGGACTAAAAGCAAGAGTACGAGATGTAAAGATTATTAAGGGTATTCTATTAGTATTAATGATAGCGGTTGTATTTTCTTTAGTAATTAGTGGAGTAGGATACTTTTCAATGCAAACAATTAATAATAACACCAATTCTTTATATAGCAACAGACTTTTACCAATAGTAAAAATAGGGGAAATAGAAAATTATTTTTATACTATTAGATACAATATAGCTAGAGGTATGGAAAGCAAACTATATTATGAGTATGACCAAGAAATAATGAGTAATGATAAAAAAATACAAGGTTTAATTGCTGAATTTGAAGAGTTAAAGCTAGATGACAATGAAATTAGATATTTAACTATGTTTAAAGAGTATTATAAATCATATTTAAGTGAGTGGGAAAAAATAAAAGAGACCCTATCTAAGCAAGGAAAAGCTAAGAGTACACAAGTAAGAAATATCGCTTCATATGAGAATAATATTGTTAATCATTTAAATGGATTAGTTAAGTATAACAGGGCTAAAGCAGAAGAGATAAAGATAGAAAGCTATAATGTTTACAAAGAGAATGTAAAAGTATTTTTAATATTGTCAGGGATAGCAATACTGGTACTTATTATATTTGCAATAATAATTATTTATACAATCAAACGTTCAATGAAAGATATGGTTAATAGACTGACCATAATATCAAAGGGAGATTTTACAGTACATATAGATAATAATAGCAAAAATGAGTTTGGTATTATGAAAAAGGCTTTACATAAAGTTATACAAGACATTTCAGGTATGCTTAAACTTGTAAAAGATAACTCTATAAAAATAGGGCAGCATTCTTATACTTTATCGGAAGTAGCAATGGAAATGAGTTCATCTTCAAAAGAAG
Above is a genomic segment from Caldisalinibacter kiritimatiensis containing:
- a CDS encoding methyl-accepting chemotaxis protein — encoded protein: MKKEKRKKGLKARVRDVKIIKGILLVLMIAVVFSLVISGVGYFSMQTINNNTNSLYSNRLLPIVKIGEIENYFYTIRYNIARGMESKLYYEYDQEIMSNDKKIQGLIAEFEELKLDDNEIRYLTMFKEYYKSYLSEWEKIKETLSKQGKAKSTQVRNIASYENNIVNHLNGLVKYNRAKAEEIKIESYNVYKENVKVFLILSGIAILVLIIFAIIIIYTIKRSMKDMVNRLTIISKGDFTVHIDNNSKNEFGIMKKALHKVIQDISGMLKLVKDNSIKIGQHSYTLSEVAMEMSSSSKEVVKAIEEVSTGAIQQAKELSNVNDSVAYFGEEIESVVTAIEEVNNIATTTDGLAKMGNQKLELLIKSIGDISKSFDNVSSKINELSNNIQNISTSTELINEISDQTNLLALNASIEAARAGEVGRGFAVVADEIRKLAEQSKGAAEKINGMIFNISEEAIGVVNTTNSVNRNLTNQSQEIDNTIASVKEIIDSIETILPRFEEVRESLIKINNEKDGIIDKIDTVSQVANEASVTAQQIAASSQQTNAAAEEVAETAKKLNEMTKNMNEGVNRFKLR